In Maridesulfovibrio sp., a single genomic region encodes these proteins:
- a CDS encoding IMP cyclohydrolase codes for MDMLPIKRGILSVTDKSGLAEFASELACFGVELISTGGTRKMLLEAGLDVKSVSEITGFPEIMGGRVKTLHPNVHGGLLADKDNPEHLSTLEKHGIKTIDMVCVNLYNFAQAVSEGQDLKHAVEQIDIGGPTMLRASAKNFHSVLVVPSPVHYPRIIEDMKKNDGKISLHLRKDLAAETFAMVSEYDSMIAKYLAEHDA; via the coding sequence GATAAATCCGGCCTTGCCGAATTTGCGTCAGAACTGGCCTGTTTCGGCGTTGAACTTATCAGCACCGGCGGAACGAGAAAAATGCTTCTCGAAGCCGGTCTGGATGTTAAATCTGTAAGCGAAATAACCGGGTTCCCTGAAATTATGGGAGGCCGGGTCAAGACGCTGCACCCGAATGTTCACGGAGGACTGCTGGCGGACAAAGATAATCCGGAACACCTGTCGACTCTTGAAAAACACGGAATCAAGACGATCGACATGGTCTGTGTAAACCTGTATAATTTTGCCCAGGCTGTAAGCGAAGGTCAGGACCTGAAGCACGCTGTCGAACAGATCGACATCGGCGGGCCCACAATGCTTCGCGCTTCGGCCAAGAATTTTCATTCTGTTCTGGTTGTTCCCAGTCCGGTGCACTACCCCCGTATTATAGAAGACATGAAAAAGAACGACGGGAAAATTTCTCTGCACCTGAGAAAGGATTTAGCCGCCGAAACGTTTGCCATGGTTTCGGAATACGATTCCATGATAGCCAAATATCTGGCGGAACACGACGCCTGA